The following proteins are co-located in the Candidatus Dormiibacterota bacterium genome:
- a CDS encoding TonB-dependent receptor, whose product MAFLFQGTWALAGVTGGLAGTVHDDTGAAVAGATVTASSPSQTATTTTDASGHFVFLVLQPDTYTLSVRKDGYQSVSIAGTTVLADQTQEVTVITPRAIHVIATERTTASNLVKPGVGNDVYNVTSSESAAAAALGGGSQLNTAYSAIASVPGVVEANGGQMGGWNFSGVFIRGQQSFFSSYEYDGIPVNRAFDNYNGSTESNLGLQELQVYTGGGPASNSSSGTSGFINEVIKTGTYPGYATLSGGLATEAFYHAASFEAGGSTPDRNFSYYVGISGNDQAFRYFDSQNGASLMTPGQAYAGYGYAGAFPYPLFTTNGYGDRGLCALGTLTPIAPNPGVFSPSSGCWNFYLGSFGQQSYISDREDVINLHFGFPRRDGQRDDIQLLWSAAAMSSQFANSPSDAGGYAALTLDETLAPYSAPVCAPTPQAPQGICSGNYPFYADAYNYNLPFGTPIAGHTPQWYYQPDSPTHRPAYAQLPLNVRDTISNDMGALKLQWTHPFSDNAYARVFVYSMYSDWMQAGANAAYQAYETGFGPGYIGVASDYELPTHTAGGELQLADQINNQNLIQFTANYVTANVTRWYDTGYLGGSSPIGYIARSGNGYNCYDPTSGAQELCLPGGTYQSNSVTGPTGNAPCAGGAACYWGTLYNGSTNGSFNTVQPKFTTLSLTDEFRPSDRLTIDLGLRYENYTYDLANGNTPWTNFYAAVISQDVCTNSAGTVYSYPLQPGQPPPAPVHYTTSCPSGYSHPPFTGGSPAAYTISAWSGRGSLTYQAGPDTVLRLSAGRYIEPPISASTQYLAASGNELSVWIATLPLGFTSPFHPIPAMSSGQYDFSLEQRIPHTDVSFKITPFYDHISAYQEQAFIGANFVTQTPVGQFRSYGVEGALSVGDFARQGLAALLSLTYTKAAVQYQYYFGANQIVTTNTAITAFNALTGGGGGSPCYPGNSGVSSTPLVGGACGSPNGGGGFNDIVNPYYHMAPQPLLDPNGWYAPANTGLSPTSNATTSYFDSPWVGSLILNYRMNRLAITPSIQFIAGSSYGGPMDITGLDPRTCGYTQGQDLVPSTTPNNCDWTSVTQPAFSNAAGVLYIPNPQTGTFAIPGAFRNPSLLTGNIGLTYDVSPRLRLALTATNIFHTCFGGSKEPWTSLYPPGQNVCGYFPSGGYASNFYNGTSASDVTANGNTPYPWQLASYAPGTGSSVTNIPLPFNLYIQAQIHL is encoded by the coding sequence GTGGCATTCCTGTTCCAGGGAACATGGGCACTGGCAGGCGTCACCGGTGGTCTCGCAGGCACCGTCCACGATGACACGGGAGCAGCCGTCGCCGGCGCTACGGTAACGGCCTCCTCGCCATCGCAGACCGCAACCACTACGACGGACGCATCGGGACACTTCGTGTTCCTGGTGCTCCAGCCCGATACGTACACTCTGAGCGTCCGCAAAGACGGCTATCAGAGTGTCTCTATTGCGGGCACGACCGTTCTCGCCGACCAGACCCAGGAGGTCACGGTCATCACGCCGCGCGCGATCCACGTGATTGCGACGGAACGGACGACTGCGTCCAATCTCGTCAAGCCTGGTGTCGGGAACGACGTCTACAACGTCACGTCATCCGAGTCTGCAGCCGCAGCGGCGCTCGGCGGCGGTTCGCAATTGAACACCGCCTACTCGGCCATCGCCTCGGTACCGGGCGTGGTGGAGGCGAACGGTGGGCAAATGGGCGGATGGAACTTCAGCGGCGTCTTCATCCGCGGACAACAATCATTCTTCTCTAGCTATGAGTACGACGGCATACCGGTCAACCGCGCGTTCGACAACTACAACGGTTCGACCGAATCGAATCTCGGCTTGCAGGAGCTACAAGTCTATACGGGCGGTGGCCCAGCAAGCAACTCTTCTTCGGGCACGAGCGGGTTCATCAACGAGGTCATCAAGACCGGGACGTATCCCGGCTACGCGACCTTGAGCGGGGGCCTCGCGACCGAAGCATTCTACCACGCTGCATCTTTCGAGGCGGGAGGGTCGACGCCAGACCGCAACTTCTCGTACTACGTAGGTATCTCTGGTAACGATCAGGCGTTTCGCTATTTCGATTCGCAGAACGGCGCAAGCCTGATGACCCCCGGACAGGCGTACGCGGGTTATGGCTATGCGGGCGCGTTCCCCTACCCGTTGTTCACCACGAACGGCTACGGCGATCGTGGCCTTTGCGCGCTGGGTACGCTGACGCCCATCGCGCCCAACCCAGGGGTCTTTAGTCCCTCCTCCGGTTGCTGGAATTTCTATCTGGGCTCCTTCGGTCAACAGAGCTACATCTCAGACCGCGAGGATGTGATCAATCTCCACTTCGGCTTTCCTCGCAGGGACGGCCAGCGAGACGACATCCAGCTCCTCTGGAGCGCTGCGGCGATGTCATCACAGTTCGCCAATAGCCCTTCGGACGCCGGCGGCTATGCGGCCCTGACGCTCGACGAGACGCTCGCTCCCTATTCAGCGCCGGTCTGTGCACCGACACCGCAGGCGCCACAAGGGATCTGCAGCGGCAACTATCCGTTTTACGCCGACGCTTACAACTATAACTTGCCGTTCGGAACACCGATCGCCGGGCACACGCCGCAATGGTACTACCAGCCCGACAGCCCGACGCACCGGCCGGCTTACGCTCAGTTACCCTTGAACGTGCGCGACACCATCTCCAACGACATGGGCGCGCTAAAGCTGCAATGGACGCATCCATTCAGCGACAACGCCTACGCGCGGGTATTCGTGTACTCGATGTACTCAGACTGGATGCAGGCCGGGGCTAACGCCGCCTATCAGGCCTATGAAACCGGTTTTGGCCCGGGTTATATTGGCGTGGCATCGGACTACGAACTGCCGACGCACACGGCCGGCGGGGAGCTCCAGCTGGCCGATCAGATCAACAACCAGAATCTCATCCAGTTCACTGCTAACTATGTGACGGCGAACGTGACGCGGTGGTACGACACCGGCTACCTAGGTGGCTCGTCACCGATCGGCTACATCGCGAGATCCGGGAACGGCTACAACTGCTACGATCCCACTAGCGGAGCTCAGGAGCTGTGCCTTCCAGGCGGGACCTATCAGAGCAACAGCGTCACCGGACCGACCGGAAACGCACCATGCGCGGGCGGCGCTGCCTGCTACTGGGGAACGCTGTACAACGGCAGCACGAACGGATCGTTCAATACGGTCCAGCCGAAGTTCACGACGCTCTCACTTACCGACGAGTTCCGGCCGAGCGATCGACTGACGATCGACCTCGGCCTGCGCTACGAAAACTACACCTACGACCTCGCGAACGGCAACACGCCGTGGACGAACTTCTACGCGGCGGTCATCTCCCAGGACGTGTGCACGAATAGTGCCGGCACCGTCTACTCGTATCCGCTTCAGCCCGGCCAGCCGCCGCCGGCGCCGGTGCACTACACGACGAGCTGCCCATCCGGTTACAGCCATCCGCCGTTTACGGGCGGCTCTCCGGCTGCGTATACCATCAGCGCCTGGTCGGGTCGTGGCTCGCTCACCTATCAGGCCGGCCCCGACACGGTTCTCCGTCTATCGGCCGGACGTTACATCGAACCGCCGATCTCCGCATCGACGCAGTACCTCGCCGCATCCGGCAACGAGTTAAGCGTCTGGATCGCGACGTTGCCCTTGGGCTTCACCTCTCCGTTCCACCCGATCCCCGCGATGAGTTCAGGGCAGTACGACTTCTCACTCGAACAGCGCATTCCACACACCGACGTCAGCTTCAAAATAACGCCGTTCTACGATCATATCAGCGCGTATCAGGAGCAGGCGTTTATCGGCGCGAACTTCGTCACGCAGACACCGGTGGGACAGTTCCGGAGCTACGGCGTGGAGGGCGCACTCAGCGTGGGAGACTTTGCGAGGCAGGGTCTTGCGGCTTTACTCTCGCTCACGTATACCAAAGCCGCCGTACAGTATCAGTACTACTTCGGTGCAAACCAGATCGTGACCACGAACACCGCGATCACAGCCTTTAACGCCCTCACCGGCGGGGGTGGCGGATCTCCATGTTACCCGGGCAATTCTGGGGTGAGCAGTACCCCGTTAGTCGGGGGCGCCTGCGGATCGCCCAACGGCGGCGGTGGCTTTAACGACATCGTCAACCCGTATTACCACATGGCGCCGCAACCGCTGCTCGACCCCAACGGTTGGTACGCGCCGGCAAATACTGGCCTGTCGCCAACGAGTAATGCAACGACCTCGTACTTTGACTCGCCCTGGGTCGGTTCGTTGATCCTCAACTACCGCATGAATAGGCTGGCGATTACACCGAGTATCCAGTTCATCGCAGGCTCGTCCTATGGCGGCCCGATGGATATCACCGGCCTCGATCCGAGGACGTGCGGATACACGCAAGGGCAAGACCTCGTTCCGTCCACGACTCCAAACAACTGCGACTGGACGAGCGTCACTCAACCGGCCTTCTCGAACGCCGCCGGTGTCCTCTACATCCCCAACCCGCAAACGGGCACGTTTGCAATCCCTGGGGCATTCCGGAATCCGAGTCTGCTCACTGGGAACATCGGTCTGACGTATGACGTTTCACCGAGGCTACGCCTCGCGCTCACGGCTACGAATATCTTCCACACCTGTTTTGGAGGATCGAAGGAACCGTGGACGAGCCTGTATCCACCCGGGCAGAACGTCTGCGGTTACTTCCCCAGCGGCGGTTACGCCTCGAACTTCTACAACGGTACGAGTGCGAGCGACGTCACCGCGAACGGTAACACCCCC